From one Triticum aestivum cultivar Chinese Spring chromosome 4B, IWGSC CS RefSeq v2.1, whole genome shotgun sequence genomic stretch:
- the LOC123094567 gene encoding heavy metal-associated isoprenylated plant protein 7, giving the protein MAKTRAKKAAAAGDARSTGKEGDKAPVKGGSDAPANGVVVSVPVHCDGCARKLRRSLLRLDGVEEVIVDHSTDTVVVTGQKAMENPIMVVEAVKRKTGKKAVLLSPSPEKLPPPVKSEDTKKHGAGAPDMKKDVAEFDMEMVVVLKIELHCEDCSEEMKKRIVKIKGVEEAVPHIKSSQLMVKGMVEPATLVGFIHKCTGRKAAIIRAEPLHEDTPAAAMDGDAPAADANAKKQEPSDNLENKNELGVEEETKEAVNREEETETEKPGKGDGDGVEKETVVEENQTKDHLFKLPAPASLVAVAPEAEKMAVNGHYQYNYHPAAYAYAYPHYAYQQYHQYPYAGNPATYYGPYPQHYPPQTFGDQSPDACTIM; this is encoded by the exons ATGGCCAAG ACgcgggcgaagaaggcggcggcggccggtgatgCCCGGAGCACTGGGAAGGAAGGGGACAAGGCGCCGGTGAAGGGAGGCAGCGATGCGCCGGCGAACGGGGTGGTGGTAAGCGTGCCAGTCCACTGCGATGGCTGCGCCAGGAAGCTGCGCCGGTCTCTGCTGCGCCTCGATG GGGTTGAGGAGGTGATCGTGGATCACTCGACCGACACGGTGGTGGTAACTGGCCAGAAGGCGATGGAGAACCCGATCATGGTGGTCGAGGCGGTCAAGAGGAAGACCGGGAAGAAGGCGGTGCTGCTGAGCCCATCGCCGGAGAAGCTGCCACCGCCGGTGAAAAGTGAGGATACCAAGAAACACGGTGCCGGGGCGCCAGACATGAAAAAGGATGTAGCGGAGTTCGACATG GAAATGGTTGTAGTGCTCAAGATAGAATTGCACTGTGAAGATTGCAGTgaggagatgaagaagaggatAGTCAAGATAAAAG GAGTGGAGGAGGCCGTGCCGCACATCAAATCTTCACAGCTGATGGTGAAAGGGATGGTCGAGCCAGCGACCCTAGTAGGGTTCATCCACAAGTGCACGGGGAGGAAGGCTGCCATCATCAGAGCTGAGCCACTGCATGAGGATACGCCAGCAGCAGCCATGGATGGGGATGCGCCTGCAGCGGATGCCAATGCCAAGAAGCAAGAACCATCTGATAATCTGGAAAACAAAAATGAACTAGGGGTAGAAGAAGAGACCAAAGAAGCCGTGAACAGAGAAGAAGAGACTGAAACGGAGAAGCCAGGCAAAGGGGATGGAGATGGGGTTGAGAAGGAGACGGTTGTAGAGGAAAACCAGACGAAGGACCACCTATTCAAACTGCCTGCGCCGGCTTCACTTGTTGCGGTGGCGCCGGAGGCTGAGAAGATGGCCGTGAACGGCCACTACCAGTACAACTACCACCCAGCAGCCTACGCTTACGCATACCCGCACTATGCTTATCAGCAATACCACCAATACCCATATGCTGGTAATCCAGCAACGTATTATGGGCCGTATCCGCAGCACTATCCGCCACAGACTTTCGGCGATCAGAGCCCAGATGCATGCACCATCATGTAA